In the Deltaproteobacteria bacterium genome, GTGGAACGTTACGATCTTGCGGTTCCGGAATTTCGCCGACGCGTCGTCGAACTCCTTCGCGAGCACCGCGAGCTTCGCCGTATATGCGTCGGCGTTTCGGCGGAAGACGCCGGCATTGCCGGGGGAGACCGCGGACAGGGCCTTCTCGATGTTGCGGACCTGGCGGATCGCATTCCGGGGACTGACCCAGGTGTGGGGATTTACACCCCCGTGTCCGTCCGTCCGGATCGGCGCCGCTCCCTGCGCCGATTCGACGACGCGGATGCGCGGATTGGCCTTGCGGACCGGCGCGCCCAGGAATTCCTCCATCCCGTACCCGTTGGCGATGAACAGGTCCGCGGACGCGATCTTTTTCATGTCCCCCGGAGTCAGCGAGTAATCGTGGGGGCATCCCAGCGACGCCGGCAGCATGATCTCTACGGATACGCCCGGCGCGCCGTTCGCCACGTTGCGCGCGAACAGGTACACGGGGAGGAACGATGCGAGTACGCGCAGTTCGCCGGACGCGGCGGGAAACGGAGAGAACAGGAATGCAAGCGCAAGGAGGAAGACAAGCGGGATGCGCGAAAAAATCCTCATCGTTTTCTGCCTGCCTTTCCGCAGTCGGCGCAGGATCCGAAGAATTCCAGCGAATGTTCCGTCACGTCGAAGCCGAGCGTCCCCCTGATATCGTTCTCGATGCGGGACAGGTCGCACTTTTTCGGCTGGAAGGATTCGATCCGCCCGCACATCCGGCAGACCGCCCGGTGCCTGTGGGTTCCGTCCGTCGCCGCTTCGTACCGGCGGCTGCGCTCATGCAACGCCACGCTGCGGACCAGGCCGAGGGACACCATGAGCGAG is a window encoding:
- a CDS encoding transcriptional repressor, encoding MKAVFETIRNLGRPATRGRGEILRILGESAIPLSPREIRSRIPEPKPDASTVYRNLSLMVSLGLVRSVALHERSRRYEAATDGTHRHRAVCRMCGRIESFQPKKCDLSRIENDIRGTLGFDVTEHSLEFFGSCADCGKAGRKR
- a CDS encoding zinc ABC transporter substrate-binding protein, whose amino-acid sequence is MRIFSRIPLVFLLALAFLFSPFPAASGELRVLASFLPVYLFARNVANGAPGVSVEIMLPASLGCPHDYSLTPGDMKKIASADLFIANGYGMEEFLGAPVRKANPRIRVVESAQGAAPIRTDGHGGVNPHTWVSPRNAIRQVRNIEKALSAVSPGNAGVFRRNADAYTAKLAVLAKEFDDASAKFRNRKIVTFHNVFDYLARDLGLEIVGEIEETPGQEPSAGEIARLIRSIRGKGAAAVFWEPQYPKRLADMIAAEAGVPSHALDPVSTGSADPSTYETVMRQNLRTLKEALGTR